In Pyxidicoccus xibeiensis, the following proteins share a genomic window:
- a CDS encoding PilZ domain-containing protein, translating to MLQPRKVPRFAHRLTVRLRGMLPIYTHDVSEGGFCAEMLQPMKPGTAVQGSIAVGDQELPFQGEIVWTQRTAGDRVRGRCGVRFTNITEDFRMRLQEYRKMQGKRLVRWYT from the coding sequence ATGCTTCAGCCCCGCAAGGTCCCCCGGTTCGCGCACCGCCTGACGGTCCGGCTGCGCGGGATGCTGCCCATCTACACGCACGATGTGTCGGAGGGCGGCTTCTGCGCGGAGATGCTCCAGCCCATGAAGCCGGGGACGGCGGTCCAGGGCTCCATCGCGGTGGGCGACCAGGAGCTGCCCTTCCAGGGCGAAATCGTCTGGACGCAGCGGACCGCCGGTGACCGCGTGCGCGGCCGCTGCGGCGTGCGCTTCACGAACATCACCGAGGACTTCCGGATGCGGCTGCAGGAGTACCGGAAGATGCAGGGCAAGCGGCTGGTGCGCTGGTACACCTGA
- a CDS encoding class I SAM-dependent methyltransferase — protein sequence MFHRQGPTLRELAAQALTSVERGYDLLAPKFDYTPFRTPDPVLKAALEQVGPPGSIGSALDVCCGTGAAMRFLRPLARERVVGFDLSQGMLEEADRRLSGAPGSARFEFVRGDALELPFDGEFDLVTSFGAFGHILEEDEPRLVRGIARALRPGGRFVFVTSHPPSKLRPGFWLAKGFNAAMRVRNALWKPPFVMYYLTFLVPRARALLEAEGFTVEVRDGILPEPFTPLSTVIATRR from the coding sequence ATGTTCCACCGCCAAGGGCCCACCCTCCGGGAGCTGGCAGCGCAGGCGCTCACCTCCGTCGAGCGCGGGTATGACCTGCTCGCCCCCAAGTTCGACTACACGCCCTTCCGCACGCCGGACCCGGTGCTCAAGGCGGCCCTCGAGCAGGTGGGGCCGCCCGGCTCCATCGGCAGCGCGCTCGACGTGTGCTGCGGCACCGGCGCCGCCATGCGCTTCCTCCGTCCCCTCGCGCGCGAGCGCGTCGTCGGCTTCGACCTCAGCCAGGGCATGCTCGAGGAGGCCGACCGTCGCCTCTCCGGTGCTCCCGGCTCCGCGCGCTTCGAGTTCGTGCGCGGCGACGCGCTGGAGCTTCCGTTCGACGGAGAGTTCGACCTGGTCACCAGCTTCGGCGCCTTCGGTCACATCCTCGAGGAGGACGAGCCCCGGCTCGTCAGAGGCATTGCCCGCGCACTCCGTCCGGGCGGCCGCTTCGTCTTCGTGACGTCGCATCCGCCGTCGAAGCTCCGCCCGGGCTTCTGGCTCGCCAAGGGCTTCAACGCCGCCATGCGCGTGCGCAACGCCCTCTGGAAGCCGCCCTTCGTCATGTACTACCTGACGTTCCTGGTGCCGCGCGCCCGCGCCCTGCTCGAAGCGGAGGGCTTCACCGTCGAGGTGCGGGACGGCATCCTCCCCGAGCCCTTCACCCCGCTCAGCACCGTCATCGCCACGCGGCGCTGA
- a CDS encoding GreA/GreB family elongation factor: MSKAFTKEDSGGEEGLVPARPRSASGEKRYITPEGYRALQEELAAAQGPDTGAAELTALEAGVRRKERERRVQQLAATLEEVRVVEPDESQAGRVFFGAWVELEDEDGGRARYRIVGPDEADVKAGRLSVESPLARALLGKEVGEAVLVERPRGAVEYTVTQVDYGAH, from the coding sequence ATGTCGAAGGCGTTCACGAAGGAGGACTCGGGTGGGGAGGAGGGACTGGTCCCCGCGCGGCCGCGCTCGGCCTCGGGAGAGAAGCGCTACATCACCCCGGAGGGGTACCGGGCGCTGCAGGAGGAGCTGGCGGCGGCGCAGGGACCGGACACCGGCGCGGCGGAGCTGACGGCGCTGGAGGCGGGCGTGCGGCGCAAGGAGCGCGAGCGGCGGGTGCAGCAGCTCGCAGCGACGCTGGAAGAGGTGCGGGTGGTGGAGCCCGACGAGTCCCAGGCCGGGCGCGTCTTCTTCGGTGCGTGGGTGGAGCTGGAGGACGAGGACGGAGGCCGGGCGCGCTACCGAATCGTCGGGCCGGACGAGGCGGACGTGAAGGCGGGACGGCTGAGCGTGGAGTCGCCGCTGGCGCGCGCGCTGCTGGGCAAGGAAGTGGGGGAGGCCGTGCTGGTGGAGCGGCCGCGTGGGGCCGTTGAGTACACCGTCACGCAGGTCGACTACGGGGCGCACTGA
- a CDS encoding helix-turn-helix transcriptional regulator: MIRLNSEEQGLLADLEVLLAEAEPSAESLPTVLGALRDALKGERAVAYGVDVGPERYHASYSHFVGFPLPAATVHETLEGSMSSVSDPWGWFDPARPEPAQRNRALHFRSLAETEARQTMPLHDLPAVEVGRRLGLSEGELETVRERALTRSGAVFRQLGVENMAWLRTLVCEGPALLGWVGIGRAEPFTEREQRLLQALTPALQRRLTMETRLRESGLMSTALEVAMEALGRAAWVVSSSGRVVHANSAGRVRLERGEPELMELLKRGAQGIPCSGPLTLTPLRTSGLPAHYLAIDSGTASSAAARVHALSARWSLTARESEVLTHIVQGETNKTIAGRLGCAERTVEVHVTHLLSKAQVESRSALIARFFQTS, encoded by the coding sequence TTGATTCGTCTGAATTCCGAGGAGCAGGGCCTGCTAGCGGACCTCGAGGTCCTGCTTGCGGAAGCCGAGCCCAGTGCGGAGTCGCTTCCCACGGTGCTGGGCGCCTTGCGTGATGCGTTGAAGGGCGAGCGAGCCGTGGCCTACGGCGTGGACGTGGGCCCGGAGCGGTACCACGCGAGCTACTCGCACTTCGTGGGCTTCCCCCTGCCAGCCGCGACGGTGCATGAGACGCTCGAGGGCTCCATGTCCTCCGTCAGCGACCCTTGGGGCTGGTTCGACCCCGCGCGGCCGGAGCCGGCCCAGCGCAACCGGGCGCTGCACTTCCGCTCGCTGGCGGAGACGGAAGCGCGGCAGACGATGCCGCTGCACGACCTGCCCGCGGTCGAGGTGGGGCGGCGGCTGGGGCTGAGCGAGGGCGAGCTGGAGACGGTGCGCGAGCGGGCGCTCACCCGCTCGGGTGCGGTGTTCCGGCAGCTGGGTGTGGAGAACATGGCCTGGCTGCGCACGCTGGTGTGCGAGGGCCCGGCGCTGCTGGGGTGGGTGGGCATCGGCCGCGCCGAGCCCTTCACCGAGCGCGAGCAGCGGCTGTTGCAGGCGCTGACGCCCGCGCTCCAGCGGCGGCTGACGATGGAGACGCGGCTGCGCGAGTCGGGGCTGATGTCCACCGCGCTGGAGGTGGCGATGGAGGCGCTCGGGCGTGCGGCCTGGGTGGTCAGCTCCAGCGGCCGCGTGGTGCACGCCAACAGCGCCGGGCGCGTGCGCCTGGAGCGCGGCGAGCCCGAGCTGATGGAGCTGCTCAAGCGGGGTGCCCAGGGCATTCCCTGCTCCGGCCCGCTGACGCTCACGCCGCTGCGCACGTCGGGCCTGCCGGCGCACTACCTGGCCATCGACTCGGGCACCGCGTCCAGCGCCGCCGCGCGCGTGCACGCGCTGTCGGCCCGCTGGTCGCTCACGGCGCGCGAGTCGGAGGTGCTCACGCACATCGTCCAGGGCGAGACGAACAAGACCATCGCCGGGCGGCTGGGCTGCGCCGAGCGCACGGTGGAGGTCCACGTCACGCACCTGCTGAGCAAGGCGCAGGTGGAGAGTCGTTCGGCGCTCATCGCCCGCTTCTTCCAGACGTCCTGA
- a CDS encoding Lnb N-terminal periplasmic domain-containing protein, whose amino-acid sequence MIRWAAWLLGLACALPVEAAQGREGEHSTETSHEAEQALSERVRLLALSGVVLQGVAARDAALVAEVEAGLQALPPAMRRPPGGPLELVLHAEPATLGMGDGTPERPDWTEGRTRFHLYRYAPSDERRATLRLSKLTDEEAERLWRRRAVVHAVVQRWDDAHRWSDTPDWRRLSGWLKPLERPLVWKEEARITYAGAFSRARGQKSASLDLVTFAEELLVPAESLRADALPVDDQVRCQEFSKARALSERVKASGLGELPPRGGCPAFDAWAELESLSHFEVLLVASTGRQPESLFGHLLLRPVWHEGEVPRGPAFERVVQLVALTGMESRGLGYLVKGMTGGYDTVFLTGTMGDLSHEALELEQRSIRRFRLRLTRGEEARMLERVWELERRGYMGYYFFTDNCASALLFLLNGALEDGRRVRPPAALWVLPTATLDTLAKLDVLGPDGRAGPLLEHVPDAFESTGDRAVRAHAAREAALASLTGQLGPAEHARLRELHAKLQSPEPEVRRTAYDALPEVVPAALESAKAEARATVRERLHAYVAHAVRVERAAVDRAEGVRLEIERARLLAVRVPVPGAAEAGVRERQRIFEREDALQRKLAVLDRTTLLKDAMAAAPRRPPTPEELRLLVRADRTEAAFHRATEVQGALNDGVLAEVDPVAFLRDDHRDKVAAETSWAQGALRDSGAGRTVVSMGVDFPDVGGARPVVSVRTAGMAEALGDARLHGFQPSSELRVLDGELSLEPRRGVPKVVSSELTLVGYRTLLRELAPFRESAWDSLGWGAEARVDSRSARALPHRASVQAEALMVLDEGTRFSHFTAVGLGGLATLHWSRDSLTPAAGPRVSVAHRTGLPGSGANAVRLEAAYAPTWRVGDDHVTHEAGAMLQLEWWLGRAGPFGVLLTPRAQVRWEGSLAPPLHRESRSPSTWLDGSAERRLALGLEMR is encoded by the coding sequence TTGATTCGCTGGGCGGCATGGCTGCTCGGCCTCGCGTGCGCGCTGCCGGTGGAGGCGGCGCAGGGGCGAGAGGGGGAACACTCCACCGAGACGTCGCACGAGGCCGAGCAGGCGCTGTCAGAACGCGTCCGCCTCCTGGCGCTCTCCGGCGTGGTGCTCCAGGGAGTCGCGGCCCGGGACGCAGCCCTGGTAGCGGAGGTGGAGGCAGGGCTCCAGGCACTGCCACCCGCGATGCGCCGCCCGCCGGGAGGCCCGCTGGAGCTGGTGCTGCACGCGGAGCCCGCGACACTCGGCATGGGAGACGGCACGCCAGAGCGCCCGGACTGGACGGAGGGCCGTACACGCTTCCACCTCTACAGGTACGCGCCCTCGGACGAGCGCCGAGCCACGCTGCGGCTGTCGAAGCTGACGGACGAGGAAGCCGAGCGACTGTGGCGCCGCCGCGCGGTGGTGCACGCCGTGGTGCAGCGCTGGGACGACGCGCACAGGTGGAGTGACACCCCGGACTGGCGCCGGCTGTCCGGCTGGCTCAAGCCCCTGGAGCGGCCGCTGGTGTGGAAGGAGGAGGCCCGCATCACCTACGCGGGGGCCTTCAGCCGCGCACGAGGCCAGAAGAGCGCCTCGTTGGACCTCGTCACCTTCGCGGAGGAGCTGCTCGTCCCGGCGGAGTCGCTGCGCGCGGACGCGCTGCCGGTGGACGACCAGGTGCGCTGCCAGGAGTTCTCCAAGGCACGGGCCCTGTCGGAGCGGGTGAAGGCCTCCGGCCTGGGCGAGCTGCCGCCCCGTGGCGGGTGCCCGGCCTTCGACGCGTGGGCGGAGCTGGAGTCGCTGTCCCACTTCGAGGTGCTGCTGGTGGCGTCCACCGGGCGCCAGCCGGAGTCCCTCTTCGGCCACCTGCTGCTGCGCCCGGTGTGGCACGAGGGCGAGGTGCCCCGCGGCCCCGCCTTCGAGCGCGTGGTGCAACTGGTGGCGCTCACCGGCATGGAGTCCAGGGGCCTGGGCTACCTGGTGAAGGGCATGACGGGCGGCTACGACACCGTCTTCCTCACGGGGACGATGGGAGACCTGTCCCACGAGGCGCTGGAGCTGGAGCAGCGCTCCATCCGCCGCTTCCGCCTGCGCCTCACCCGCGGCGAGGAGGCGCGGATGCTGGAGCGCGTCTGGGAACTCGAGCGGCGCGGGTACATGGGCTACTACTTCTTCACCGACAACTGCGCGAGCGCGCTCCTCTTCCTCCTCAACGGCGCGCTGGAGGACGGCCGGCGCGTGCGCCCGCCCGCGGCGCTGTGGGTGCTGCCCACCGCCACGCTGGACACGCTGGCGAAGCTGGACGTCCTCGGGCCGGACGGGCGCGCCGGGCCGCTGCTGGAGCACGTGCCGGATGCCTTCGAGTCCACCGGGGACCGCGCGGTGCGCGCGCACGCCGCGCGGGAGGCGGCACTCGCATCCCTGACCGGACAGCTGGGCCCCGCCGAGCACGCGCGGCTCCGGGAGCTGCACGCGAAGCTCCAGTCGCCGGAGCCGGAAGTGCGCCGTACCGCCTACGACGCCCTGCCGGAGGTGGTGCCCGCGGCCCTCGAATCGGCGAAGGCCGAAGCGCGCGCAACGGTGCGCGAGCGGCTGCACGCCTACGTGGCCCACGCGGTGCGGGTGGAGCGCGCGGCGGTGGACCGGGCAGAAGGCGTGCGCCTGGAAATCGAGCGGGCCCGTCTGCTGGCGGTGCGCGTGCCAGTCCCCGGCGCGGCGGAGGCGGGCGTGCGCGAGCGCCAGCGCATCTTCGAGCGTGAGGACGCCCTGCAACGCAAGCTCGCGGTGCTGGACCGCACCACGCTGCTGAAGGACGCGATGGCGGCGGCACCCCGCCGTCCTCCCACGCCGGAGGAGCTGCGCCTGCTGGTGAGGGCCGACCGCACCGAGGCCGCCTTCCACCGGGCCACCGAGGTGCAGGGCGCGCTCAACGACGGAGTGCTGGCGGAGGTCGACCCGGTGGCCTTCCTGCGAGACGACCACCGCGACAAGGTGGCGGCGGAGACGTCCTGGGCCCAGGGCGCGCTGCGGGACTCCGGCGCGGGGCGCACGGTGGTGAGCATGGGCGTGGACTTCCCGGACGTGGGCGGCGCGCGGCCGGTGGTGAGCGTGCGCACCGCGGGCATGGCCGAGGCGCTGGGCGACGCGCGCCTGCATGGCTTCCAGCCGAGCAGCGAGCTGCGGGTGCTGGACGGTGAGCTGTCCCTGGAGCCGCGCCGGGGGGTGCCGAAGGTGGTCTCCTCGGAGCTGACGTTGGTGGGCTACCGCACGCTGCTGCGCGAGCTGGCGCCCTTCCGCGAGTCCGCATGGGACTCATTGGGCTGGGGCGCGGAGGCGCGGGTGGATTCCCGCTCGGCGCGAGCGCTGCCCCACCGGGCGTCGGTCCAGGCCGAGGCGCTGATGGTGCTGGACGAGGGCACGCGCTTCTCCCACTTCACGGCGGTGGGACTGGGCGGCCTGGCCACGCTGCACTGGAGTCGGGACTCGCTGACGCCGGCCGCGGGGCCGCGTGTCTCGGTGGCCCACCGCACGGGCCTGCCGGGCTCGGGCGCCAACGCCGTGCGCCTGGAGGCGGCGTATGCCCCCACCTGGCGCGTGGGCGACGACCACGTCACGCACGAGGCGGGGGCCATGCTCCAGCTGGAGTGGTGGCTGGGGCGCGCGGGGCCCTTCGGCGTGCTGCTCACTCCCCGCGCACAGGTCCGTTGGGAGGGTTCGCTCGCACCTCCACTGCATCGCGAGTCACGGTCTCCGTCGACCTGGCTGGACGGGTCGGCGGAACGACGCCTGGCGCTGGGACTGGAGATGCGCTGA
- a CDS encoding SDR family oxidoreductase has translation MGTAFITGAGIRIGGAVARALGHAGYDLALHANRSVDSLRTLADELRALGRRVTLHAADLSRADVVDALGAEVRQAWPALDVVVHNAGLYERVDFASITREQYRTMLAVNLDAPFFLTQALLPSLRAGKDPLVVHLTDIGGERPVSHYAHYSVSKAGLVMLTRALAVELAPHVRVNAVSPGTVAFPEDFDAAAREAVLKRIPMGREGSVEDIARVVVFLAREAPYITGQVLAVDGGRSAQL, from the coding sequence ATGGGGACCGCATTCATCACCGGGGCTGGCATCCGAATCGGCGGCGCGGTGGCCCGGGCGCTCGGCCACGCCGGCTATGACCTGGCGCTCCACGCGAACCGCTCGGTCGACTCGCTGCGCACGCTGGCGGACGAACTCCGGGCGCTCGGCCGCCGCGTCACCCTCCACGCCGCCGACCTGAGCCGCGCGGACGTGGTGGATGCGCTGGGCGCGGAGGTGCGCCAGGCCTGGCCCGCGCTGGACGTGGTGGTCCACAACGCCGGCCTCTACGAGCGCGTGGACTTCGCCTCCATCACCCGCGAGCAGTACCGCACCATGCTCGCGGTGAACCTGGATGCGCCCTTCTTCCTCACCCAGGCGCTGCTGCCCTCGCTGCGCGCCGGGAAGGACCCGCTGGTGGTGCACCTCACCGACATCGGCGGTGAGCGGCCGGTGAGCCACTACGCGCACTACTCGGTGAGCAAGGCGGGGCTCGTCATGCTCACCCGCGCGCTGGCGGTGGAGCTGGCCCCGCACGTGCGGGTCAACGCCGTCTCGCCCGGCACGGTGGCTTTTCCCGAGGACTTCGACGCGGCGGCCCGCGAGGCGGTGCTGAAGCGAATCCCCATGGGCCGCGAGGGCAGCGTGGAGGACATCGCCCGCGTCGTCGTCTTCCTCGCCCGCGAGGCGCCGTACATCACCGGCCAGGTCCTCGCGGTGGATGGCGGCAGGAGCGCACAGCTATGA
- a CDS encoding MBL fold metallo-hydrolase, with the protein MRSLLAVLAVVPSVALAQLPDPAKANVTSAPVAGNVHMLTGAGGNIGVSVGPDGLLIVDDQFEVLAPKINKALDKLSKAKISYVLNTHWHFDHTGGNAVFGREGRIVAHREARTRLVAGADMGVFGVIPPAKKEALPVITYDTGMSLYFNGEEIRLTHLPAGHTDGDTLVHFVGSNVVHMGDHFFVGSFPFVDIQSGGSVEGYLRNIEKVLQTLPAGAKIIPGHGPLAGRAELESFVAAIRESVALVRTKRDAGKTLEQVKAEGLPEKFKPWGAGFVTQDVWLETVFTSLGQAPAKAKAAATP; encoded by the coding sequence ATGAGAAGTCTCCTGGCCGTCCTGGCGGTGGTTCCCTCGGTGGCGCTGGCGCAGCTGCCGGACCCGGCGAAGGCGAACGTGACGAGCGCTCCCGTCGCCGGCAACGTGCACATGCTGACCGGCGCTGGCGGCAACATCGGCGTGTCGGTGGGGCCGGACGGCCTGCTCATCGTCGACGACCAGTTCGAGGTGCTGGCGCCGAAGATCAACAAGGCGTTGGACAAGCTGAGCAAGGCGAAGATCTCCTACGTGCTCAACACGCACTGGCACTTCGACCACACGGGCGGCAACGCCGTCTTCGGGCGTGAGGGCCGCATCGTGGCGCACCGCGAGGCGCGCACGCGGCTGGTGGCCGGCGCGGACATGGGCGTGTTCGGCGTCATCCCTCCCGCGAAGAAGGAGGCGCTGCCGGTCATCACCTACGACACGGGCATGTCCCTCTACTTCAACGGCGAGGAGATTCGCCTGACGCACCTGCCGGCGGGCCACACGGACGGCGACACGCTGGTGCACTTCGTGGGCTCCAACGTGGTGCACATGGGTGACCACTTCTTCGTGGGCTCCTTCCCGTTCGTCGACATCCAGAGCGGCGGCTCGGTGGAGGGGTACCTGCGCAACATCGAGAAGGTGCTCCAGACGCTGCCGGCGGGAGCGAAGATCATCCCCGGCCATGGCCCGCTGGCCGGGCGCGCGGAGCTGGAGAGCTTCGTGGCGGCGATTCGCGAGTCGGTGGCGCTGGTGCGCACGAAGCGCGACGCCGGCAAGACGCTGGAGCAGGTGAAGGCGGAGGGGCTGCCGGAGAAGTTCAAGCCCTGGGGCGCCGGCTTCGTCACCCAGGACGTCTGGCTGGAGACGGTGTTCACCAGCCTGGGGCAGGCCCCGGCGAAGGCGAAGGCCGCCGCCACGCCGTAG